Genomic segment of Desulforegula conservatrix Mb1Pa:
GGATCATATTTTTTGCCATGCTACACCTCCATCATATCTGGATAATCTTTCACATGCCTTAAGATAAGCATGGCGGAGTAAAAATGGTAATCAAATAGACTATTGAAAGGATAATAAATGAAATTCTTGAGGCAGCTCTGTAAAAATATAGTAATTGCAGTCATTGTGTTTGGAATATTGATTATTGGATTTGCATGGTTTTTCCAGGAGAATCTGATTCATTATCCTACAAAATATACTGTAAAAGAACTTGAATTGTTTTCAAAGCAAAGACCGGATCTTAAATTCTGGCCTGATAAATCTGATTACAGGGGAATAATAGCAGAACCACCAGCAAATAAGAAGATTCTTGGAACAGTTGTGATGTTTCATGGAAATGCAGGATCAGTAATAGAGAGAATATGGTACGCGGATTCTCTTTCCGCACTTGGCTACAGGGTTATTCTTCATGAACATCCTGGATACGGGGCAAGAGACGGCAAATTAGACGAAAAGAATCTCGTGAATGACGGAGTCGAATCTGTAAGATTTGCCAGAATTAAATACGGCCGTCCTGTCTACATAGTGGGAGAATCTCTTGGAAGCGGTGTTGCAGCTGGCGTAATTTCCCAGGCAGAATCCGAAGGCGCTGCCCTTATAGTGCCTTGGGACAGAATAGTTAATGTGGCAAAGAAGTTTTATTGGTATCTACCTGTGGAGCTTCTTTTGAAGGAGAAATATGACAGTATAGAAAATCTTAAGGCCTTCAAAGGACCTCTTGCTGTAGTTATGGCAGAAAATGACGAAATTATCCCTCCTGAATGTTCCAGAAATTTGTATGAAAGTTTTGGTGGTAAAAAGAAACTCTGGATATCAAAGGGCGCGGGCCATAATAGTTGGAGTTCCATCGCAACTCCAATTTTCTGGAAGGATATTATGGGCTTTGTGTCAGGGTCTGAAAATAATATTCAAGCTGAAAAATAAGCATTTTTTGAGCAAGCAGAGGCTTCAGGTCTATTTGTTATTTGGGATATGATCAGTAACCAAATGCTTCAGAAATAATCTTTTTTTAGAGAATAGATGAAGAATAGGTGAAGTCTAAAGAAAAATACGCAAATTCTCTGGTTTATATTTCCCTCAAATCAATCTTCTGAGTGTTAAAGTCTGAATAAATGACTTGATTAAGTCTATTCTATCTGCTCATGGTAATGAGAATTGGATGAA
This window contains:
- a CDS encoding alpha/beta hydrolase; translation: MKFLRQLCKNIVIAVIVFGILIIGFAWFFQENLIHYPTKYTVKELELFSKQRPDLKFWPDKSDYRGIIAEPPANKKILGTVVMFHGNAGSVIERIWYADSLSALGYRVILHEHPGYGARDGKLDEKNLVNDGVESVRFARIKYGRPVYIVGESLGSGVAAGVISQAESEGAALIVPWDRIVNVAKKFYWYLPVELLLKEKYDSIENLKAFKGPLAVVMAENDEIIPPECSRNLYESFGGKKKLWISKGAGHNSWSSIATPIFWKDIMGFVSGSENNIQAEK